A section of the Echeneis naucrates chromosome 12, fEcheNa1.1, whole genome shotgun sequence genome encodes:
- the mvb12ba gene encoding multivesicular body subunit 12Ba isoform X2, which yields MPEVRELSEALPEMPMDPITGVGVVASRNRAPTGYDVVSTTTDGLDADLWKDGLFKSKVTRYLCFTRVFSKENSHLGNVLVDMKLIDIKDTLPVGFIPIQETVDTQEQAFRKRRLCIKFIPRDSTEAAICDIRILGRSKQAPPQYTFIGELNNMGIWYRMGNVPRTQDSIHTSTTNNVQNMNSSSSSAPVPAAPLPKHISMTLPASFRGKNTTRPDYEHQNSNLYAISAMDGVPFMISEKFACASSDLQQVDLMGITIKSLAEIEKEYDYSFRTEHSAAARLPPSPTRTSLSSEA from the exons ATGCCTGAGGTTCGGGAGCTTTCTGAAGCTTTACCAGAGATGCCCATGGACCCAATCACTGGAGTTGGTGTAGTGGCCTCCAGGAACAGGGCACCCACTGGATATGATGTG GTCTCTACAACAACAGATGGACTAGATGCCGACCTTTGGAAAGACGGCCTTTTCAAATCCAAGGTGACACGCTACCTCTGCTTCACCAGagtcttctccaaagaaaat AGCCATTTAGGCAATGTTCTTGTGGACATGAAGCTGATAGATATTAAGGACACTCTGCCTGTGGGTTTCATCCCAATCCAGGAAACAGTCGATACTC AGGAGCAGGCTTTCAGGAAGAGGCGGCTCTGCATTAAGTTTATTCCTCGGGACTCCACAGAGGCAGCAATCTGTGATATTCGCATCCTGGGACGATCCAAGCAGGCCCCCCCCCAATATACCTTCATAGG CGAACTCAACAATATGGGAATCTGGTATCGCATGGGGAACGTACCTCGGACCCAGGACTCCATACACACATCAACCACCAACAATGTGCAGAATATGAACTCTTCCTCCAGCTCAGCACCAGTCCCAGCAGCTCCTTTGCCCAA GCATATTTCCATGACTCTCCCAGCCAGTTTCAGAGGGAAAAACACCACCAGACCTGACTATGAGCACCAGAACTCCAACCTTTATGCCATCTCAG CCATGGATGGAGTCCCCTTCATGATCTCTGAGAAGTTTGCCTGTGCTTCATCTGAT ctgcagcaggtggaTCTTATGGGCATCACAATCAAGTCACTGGCCGAGATTGAGAAAGAG TATGATTACAGTTTCCGCACAGAGCACAGTGCAGCGGCTCGGCTCCCTCCCAGTCCGACACGGACGTCTCTGAGCTCTGAGGCCTGA
- the mvb12ba gene encoding multivesicular body subunit 12Ba isoform X1 yields MFINWSSGQRLKSTNMPEVRELSEALPEMPMDPITGVGVVASRNRAPTGYDVVSTTTDGLDADLWKDGLFKSKVTRYLCFTRVFSKENSHLGNVLVDMKLIDIKDTLPVGFIPIQETVDTQEQAFRKRRLCIKFIPRDSTEAAICDIRILGRSKQAPPQYTFIGELNNMGIWYRMGNVPRTQDSIHTSTTNNVQNMNSSSSSAPVPAAPLPKHISMTLPASFRGKNTTRPDYEHQNSNLYAISAMDGVPFMISEKFACASSDLQQVDLMGITIKSLAEIEKEYDYSFRTEHSAAARLPPSPTRTSLSSEA; encoded by the exons ATGTTTATTAACTGGTCATCTGGTCAACGTCTGA aaTCCACAAATATGCCTGAGGTTCGGGAGCTTTCTGAAGCTTTACCAGAGATGCCCATGGACCCAATCACTGGAGTTGGTGTAGTGGCCTCCAGGAACAGGGCACCCACTGGATATGATGTG GTCTCTACAACAACAGATGGACTAGATGCCGACCTTTGGAAAGACGGCCTTTTCAAATCCAAGGTGACACGCTACCTCTGCTTCACCAGagtcttctccaaagaaaat AGCCATTTAGGCAATGTTCTTGTGGACATGAAGCTGATAGATATTAAGGACACTCTGCCTGTGGGTTTCATCCCAATCCAGGAAACAGTCGATACTC AGGAGCAGGCTTTCAGGAAGAGGCGGCTCTGCATTAAGTTTATTCCTCGGGACTCCACAGAGGCAGCAATCTGTGATATTCGCATCCTGGGACGATCCAAGCAGGCCCCCCCCCAATATACCTTCATAGG CGAACTCAACAATATGGGAATCTGGTATCGCATGGGGAACGTACCTCGGACCCAGGACTCCATACACACATCAACCACCAACAATGTGCAGAATATGAACTCTTCCTCCAGCTCAGCACCAGTCCCAGCAGCTCCTTTGCCCAA GCATATTTCCATGACTCTCCCAGCCAGTTTCAGAGGGAAAAACACCACCAGACCTGACTATGAGCACCAGAACTCCAACCTTTATGCCATCTCAG CCATGGATGGAGTCCCCTTCATGATCTCTGAGAAGTTTGCCTGTGCTTCATCTGAT ctgcagcaggtggaTCTTATGGGCATCACAATCAAGTCACTGGCCGAGATTGAGAAAGAG TATGATTACAGTTTCCGCACAGAGCACAGTGCAGCGGCTCGGCTCCCTCCCAGTCCGACACGGACGTCTCTGAGCTCTGAGGCCTGA